From the Lepidochelys kempii isolate rLepKem1 chromosome 2, rLepKem1.hap2, whole genome shotgun sequence genome, one window contains:
- the MRPL13 gene encoding large ribosomal subunit protein uL13m, with the protein MASYTKAAQQWATFARAWYLIDGKMQPPGKLAAVSVIRLQGKHKPMYHALSDCGDHVVIINTRHIAFSGNKWEQKVYSSHTGYPGGLKQVTATQLHLKDPTAIVKLAIYRMLPKNLHRRTMMQRLHLFPEDVIPEDIRNNLVEELAQPRRIPKRLDEYTQEEIDAFPMVWTPPKDYRKM; encoded by the exons ATGGCTAGCTACACCAAGGCGGCCCAG CAATGGGCTAcctttgccagagcctggtaTCTCATAGATGGAAAGATGCAACCACCCGGAAAACTTGCAGCCGTGAGTGTAATCAGACTTCAGGGGAAGCATAAACCTATGTATCATGCACTAA GTGACTGTGGAGACCATGTTGTCATAATAAATACGAGACACATTGCATTTTCTGGTAACAAATGGGAACAGAAAGTATATTCTTCTCACACAGG TTATCCAGGTGGCTTAAAACAAGTGACAGCAACACAACTTCACCTAAAAGATCCAACAGCG ATTGTTAAACTGGCTATTTATAGAATGCTTCCAAAGAACCTGCACAGAAGAACTATGATGCAGAGGCTGCACCTCTTTCCAGAAGAT GTTATCCCAGAAGACATACGTAATAATCTTGTCGAGGAGCTTGCTCAGCCACGCCGAATCCCCAAGAGGTTAGATGAATACACACAAGAAGAAATAGATGCCTTCCCAATGGTCTGGACTCC